Proteins from a genomic interval of Chanos chanos chromosome 3, fChaCha1.1, whole genome shotgun sequence:
- the myca gene encoding transcriptional regulator Myc-A, translated as MPLTSSLACKNYDYDYDSMQPFFYFDNDDEDFYHHQHGQLQPSAPSEDIWKKFELLPTPPLSPSRRPSLSKLFPSTADQLEMVTEFLGDDVVNQSFICDEDYSQSFLKSIIIQDCMWSGFSAAAKLEKVVSERLASLQAARKESSVSNITDSSSSQLNASYLQDLNTSASECIDPSVVFPYPLTETHNSSKVTAPRTLALDTPPNSSSSSGSDSEDDEEEEEEEEEEEEEEEDEEEIDVVTVEKRQAVKRSESEMAESRHHSPLVLKRCHVSTHQHNYAAHPSTRQDQPAVKRLRLETVAPSNSRHGRQLGGNRKCTSPRTSDSEDNDKRRTHNVLERQRRNELKLSFFALRDKIPEVANNEKAAKVVILKKATECIYRMQAEEQELLALKEQLRRKSEHLKHRLQQLRNSNV; from the exons ATGCCGCTGACTTCAAGTTTGGCGTGTAAAAACTACGATTATGATTACGACTCCATGCAGCCATTCTTCTACTTTGACAACGATGACGAGGATTTCTACCATCATCAACACGGGCAGCTGCAGCCATCGGCTCCCAGTGAGGATATCTGGAAGAAATTCGAGTTGTTACCTACACCACCGCTTTCGCCCAGCCGACGACCTTCGCTCTCTAAGCTGTTCCCATCAACAGCAGACCAGCTTGAAATGGTGACTGAGTTTCTTGGCGACGACGTCGTCAACCAGAGTTTCATTTGCGACGAGGACTATTCTCAGTCATTTCTGAAATCGATCATCATTCAGGATTGCATGTGGAGCGGTTTTTCTGCGGCTGCTAAGTTGGAGAAAGTGGTGTCGGAAAGACTCGCTTCACTTCAGGCCGCCAGAAAAGAGTCCTCAGTAAGCAACATCACGGATAGCAGCTCGAGTCAGTTAAATGCCAGCTATTTGCAAGATCTCAACACTTCTGCTTCGGAATGCATCGATCCATCGGTGGTCTTTCCTTATCCGCTAACCGAGACTCACAATTCCAGCAAAGTGACAGCGCCACGTACTTTGGCATTAGACACTCCACCcaacagcagtagcagcagcggCAGTGATTCAG aggatgatgaagaggaagaagaagaagaagaggaggaggaggaggaggaggaagatgaggaggagatcGATGTGGTCACCGTCGAGAAACGTCAGGCGGTGAAAAGGAGCGAGTCCGAGATGGCCGAATCGAGACACCACAGCCCCCTCGTCCTGAAGAGGTGTCACGTCTCCACCCATCAGCATAACTACGCTGCCCATCCCTCCACCAGGCAAGACCAGCCCGCAGTCAAGAGGCTTCGCCTGGAGACGGTCGCCCCGAGCAACAGCAGGCACGGCAGGCAGTTGGGAGGCAACCGAAAGTGCACGAGTCCCCGGACGTCGGACTCCGAGGACAACGACAAACGCAGGACTCACAACGTGTTGGAGCGGCAACGGCGAAACGAACTCAAGCTCAGCTTTTTCGCCCTGCGAGATAAGATCCCAGAGGTGGCCAATAACGAGAAGGCAGCCAAAGTGGTGATCTTGAAGAAGGCTACGGAGTGCATTTACAGGATGCAGGCGGAGGAGCAGGAACTGCTGGCGTTAAAGGAACAACTGAGAAGAAAGAGTGAACATTTGAAACATAGGCTTCAGCAACTACGAAATTCTAACGTATGA